TCCTTGGACCAAGTCGTTGAAACAATGAAAGAAACTGGTATTGATATGATGGATAAATACAAAGAAACTGCAAAAGGTGGACTGGCTAAACACTTCTTCTCTTGCTAAAATTTAAAATTTTTTAATAATAATTCCCCTGTTTTGATTTATGAAACAGGGGAATTATTATTAATGGTGAATTATTTAATAATGCAAAATATTTTTATATTCAATTTAACTTTTTATTTTTAAATATGAAAGTATATTATATAATATTTTAATTATAAGAGATATAGAAATATTTTTATAATAAATTATAATTTGGAGGAGATTACATGAGAGAGGCATCGTATTTACAAGAACAACTTTATAAGCATAGGAATGCATTAAATCCTATTGCAGAGATTGGAAGAAAAGAGTATAAGACTTCAAAATATATAAGGGATTATCTTGATAAAATAGGCGTTGAATATGAAGTTTACTTAGAAACAGGAATAGTAGGTGTGATAGAAGGTAAAAGACCTAAAAAAGATATAGCTTTTAGAGCTGATATAGATGGCCTTCGTAGTGAAGAAGGTGTAAAACACTTATGTGGTCATGATGGACATGCTACTATATTACTTGGATTAATTGAGTATTTAAATGATAATAAAGAAGATTTAAATGATAATGTTGTATTTATATTCCAACCAGCAGAAGAAGGCCCAGGGGGAGCAAAAGCATTGATAGATGAAGGTGTGCTTGGAAAATACAATGTAGATGAGATATATGGGCTTCATATATACCCAGAATTACCAGAAGGTTATGTAGGTACAAGAGAAGGATACTTCATGGCTCAAATAGGAGATATTGATATAGAAATAGTGTCTAAAAGTGGACATGGAGCTATGCCACAAAATGGAATTGATGGTATAGTGATAGCTTCAAACTTTATAAGTTCACTTCAAACTATAGTATCAAGAAATATAAGCCCAATAGACAATGCAGTTTTGACTATAGGTAGAATTGAAGGTGGGGCTAGAAGAAATATAATAGCTGAAAATATAAAGATGGAAGGAACTATTAGATGCTTTAGTCCAGAAGTGTATGAGAGAATGAAACTTAGAGTTAAAGAACTTGCTAGAGGCTTTGAATTGTCTTATAACTGTAAGGTAAATATAAATATTATGGATGATTATATAGCTGTTAAAAACGATAAGGACTTATATAAAGAGTTTGTAGAAGCTGTTGGAAAGGATACTGCTATAGAATTAGACCCACTTATGATATCAGAAGATTTCTCTTATTATCAAAAAGAAGTTCCAGGGCTGTTCTTTATGTTGGGAGCAAGAAATGAGGAGAAAGGATTTGTAAATGGGCTTCATAATATAAACTTTAACTTTGATGAAAAAATCTGTGTGGATGCATTAAATGTTTATGCGAAATTATTAAAATATAAAAAAGCTATAGATTAAAAAGTCTACATTTCATAGTGAATAAGTTGTAGATAGTTTGGATAAAAAGGTCAATTTTTTTGATGATACTGTAAATAACGTATATTTAAGATTATAAACAACATATATTCAGAAAGAATAATTTTAAAAAGTAATAAATTTAAAACTATGATAAATACCCCTTACTTATTTGTATAAATTTCTTTTAATTGACAAAAATACAAATAAGAAGGGGTGATTTTTTTGAAAGAAAATATGAAAAGAGAAAAGAAGATAACTAATAGCAAGAATACTAAAATATTGACAAATGATGATATAATGAAATATGAGATAGCCTCAGAACTAGGTCTTATGGACAAAGTTGGAGAACGTGGATGGGCAGGGCTTACAGCTAAAGAAGCTGGAAGAATTGGAGGTATGCTTACATCACGTAAAAAGAGGCTAAGAAAGATTGTGGAGGGGCAGAATAAAAAGGATGAGTCAATATAGTGATTTTGCGTTTGTATATGATGAACTTATGAATGAAGTTGATTATGATGGATGGGTTAAATATATAGAAGATATAATAGATAATGAAGGTGTAAAAGTAAAAAATATATTGGAATTAGCATGTGGTACAGGTAATCTCACAATTCCATTAACTAAAAAGGACTATGATATAGCTGGGATTGATATATCTGATGAAATGCTTAGTGTAGCAAGAGAAAAGGCAGAAAAAGAAGGCGTAGAGTTAGTTTTACTTCAGCAAGACATATCAGAGCTTGACTTTGATATATCTGATTTGGATTGTGTGCTTTGTGCTTGTGATGGATTTAATTATATAACTTATGATGATGATTTAGAAAATGTATTTTCAAAAACATATGAATTATTAAAGAAAGATGGAATCTTTATATTTGATATAAGTTCATTTTATAAATTAGCTAACATATTAGGAAATAATATGTATGGAGAAAATAGAGAAGATATAGCTTATATGTGGCAAAATTACTTTGATGATGAAGAGAATTTGATTGAAATGGAACTGACATTTTTTATTAAAGATGAAGATGGAAAGTTTGAAAGATTTGAAGAAGTACATCAACAAAGGGCATATACTGAGGATGAAATAGTTGATATGCTTAAAGAAGCTGGATTTAGGAGTATAAAATCTTATGGAGATTTTACCTTTGAAAAACCTAATGAAGAAAGCCAAAGAATATTTTTTATATGTAAGAAATAAGGATTTTATTATTGTGTGTAAAAATAAGTGCCATTGATATAAAATAGAACTGATGAAAATAGAAAATATTATTAGTAAAAATAGAAGAAGTAGAGTTTTCTGTGTTAAAAATTAAAGTAATAATATAGAAAAATAGTATGATTAACAAAATGTGGAGGAATACAAATGAGAGATTATGTACTAAGAGCTACATCAGGAAATGGTCAAGTTAGAGCATTTGTTGCAACTACTAGAAATACAGTGGAAGAAGCCAGAAGATTACATGAAACTACAAAAGTAGCAACAGCAGCACTGGGTAGAACATTAACAGCAACATCTATAATGGGATTGATGATGAAAAATGACAGTGACAAATTGACTGTAATAATAAAAGGTGGTGGACCAATTGGAACTATCATCACAACAGCAAATTCTAAGGGAATAGTAAAAGGCTATGTAGGAAATCCTCATGTAGAAGTTGAAGATTATTCAAATGGAAAGCTGAATGTTGCCGCAGCAGTGGGTACAGAAGGTGTTGTAAAAGTTATTAAAGACTTAGGTCTTAGAGAGCCATACAATGGAACTTATCCATTAGTAAGTGGAGAAATCGCAGAAGACTTTACTTATTACTTTGCAGTATCAGAACAAACTCCATCAGTGGTGGCTTTAGGTGTTCTTACAAAAGAGGATGAAGTTGAGTTTGCTGGAGGTTTTATAGTTCAACTAATGCCAGATGCAGAAGAAGAAACTATCGCAAAACTAGAAGAAAATGTAGCTAAATTACCTTCAATAACTAATATGTTAAAGGAAGGAAACTTACCAGAAGATATATTGAATAAAGTTCTAGATGGTCTAGAGCCTAAAGTACTTGATACTTGTGAAGTTGGATTTGAATGTGAATGTTCAAAGGAAAGAGTAAAAACTGCTTTAGTTGCAATAGGTAAAAAATCTTTGGCTCAAATAATAGAAGAAGATAAACAGGCAGAAGTTGGGTGTCAGTTCTGTAACGAGAAATATATGTATAATGAAGAAGAGTTGCTTGAGATTTTAAAGGAAATGTAGAATAAAAGGAACATGAAACATTAAAATATTAGCATTAAATAGTAGAATATTAAGATAGTAGCATTAATATTAGTATATTAAAATATCAAGTATTAATATAGAAATTGAAATATAATTCATTAAAAATAAGAGTTATATATTTAAGGTATGTTAAGTAAGATAAACTAAGAGATGTTGAGAAAGATAAACTTAATAAATTTTAAGAATTAAAGGGCTTTCTAATCGTAGTATTTGTAATATTGCGATTGGAGAGCTTTTTTAGTTAATTGTGGCTTGTGTCAAAGATTGTATAAAGCTACAAATTATTGTAAAATAATTTGTATATTTTAACCTATTTACAACAAAAATTTATAAGATATTTGAATTGATAAAAGGAGAAAATTTTAAGAATGAAAAACAAAAAAAAGCACATAGTCATAAGTATATTAATAATATTTATGATATTTATAATGGCTATTAATCTTAATGGTAAACTCGAGACACCTATTCCACAGAGCAATAGCAGAAAGTTTAAATCTAATGCTGTATTTTACCCACAGCATCAAGATGATGAAGTTCTATGGGGAGGGAGTGCTATTGTCAATGCAATAAAACAATGTGGGGCTGATAATGTATATGTTGTGTTGGTATCAGATGGTTCTGGAGTGAACGTTTTTAGAGCTAATACTAGATTTAGAAATTTGACTAGGAAACAAAAGGAAGAACTTAGGAATAATGAGTTTAAGTCAGCATTAAGAGAACTTGGAGTAAAACCAAAAAATATAATTATACTTGCTGATATAGATAAAAAAGAGGGAACACATTATAAGCTAATGGAAAAGACTATATTGGATTTTGAACATAAATTTAAGGGAGATGTCACTCATATAGCTCATCATTATAAATATGATGACCACATAATGCATAGAAAAAATGGGGTAGTTTTAAAGAAGCTTAAACGTGAACGCAAGATAAAAGATGATTTATACTTTATAAAACCAAAATATGTAAAGTACATACCAAGAAATGAAAGAGCTATCTATAAAGCAACTAATTTTAATGACTATAGTAAGGTTAAAAGCGCATGTTATGAATATAAGGTTGTAAACTCAAAACGAAAAATGTATGGTATAGGGTATATATCAGCACATAGCTATTTTGAACACCTTTTAAATGACCCTGAACTTACATCTGTTTTAAGTGAGGATTAAAGTAGTTGAATATAAAGCTATCTTAAAATATTATTTGTTAATGATAAAAAAGTATTTGAGAATAATAAAAAATATATTATTATTAGACAAGGTTTAGTATCTCAGTTATGATTTTAAAAATCATTTTGAGGTACTTTTTTTATGCTCTTAATAAGTTTATATAGACTTTTTATATGAAATTTTAAACCCTACAGTATACAACCAAGGGATAGGTCACGTGCTATAATCAGTCATGTTTAAATATTAATATAATTTGCTATAAAAACAATTTAGGAGGAGAAAGTATGAATAATGAATTTATAGTTTTAAAAGGATGTAAGGAAAATAATTTGGATAATATTTCATTAAAAATACCTAAAAGAAAAATAACTATATTCACAGGTGTATCTGGTTCTGGAAAATCATCAATTGTTTTTGAAACAATTGCAAAAGAATCACAACGTCAATTAAATGAGAGATTTAGCACTTTTGTAAGAAGTTTTTTACCTAAGTATGGAGAAGTTAAAGCTGATTGTATAGAAAATTTATCAACACCGATTATTATAGACCAAAGTAGACTAGGAGGGAATTCAAGGTCAACTTTAGGTACCATCACAGACGTAAATTCCTTTTTAAGGACTTTATATTCTAGATTTGGAAGCGAGTATATAGGTAATGCTAACATGTTTTCCTTTAATGATGTCAATGGTATGTGTCCAGATTGTCATGGGCTTGGAAAAAAGCTAATACCTAACATGAAGCATATTCTTGATAGGAGTAAATCATTAAATGATGGCGCTATCTTGCTTTCAGGTTTTGGCGTTGGTTCTTGGCACTGGGATATATTTGCAAAATCAGGATACTTTGACATCGATAAGAAAATATGTAATTATTCAGAGAAAGAGCTGGAAAAATTTTTATATGGTGAGCCAGAAAAAATTACAACAGAAGAAACTGGAAAAGTCAATATGACATATGAAGGATTAATGACTAAGTTCAATCGTCTATATTTAGGTAAAAAAGGGGAAATTTCTGAAACTACTAAGAAAAAATTGAGTAAATTACTTATAGAAGACAAGTGTCCTGTTTGTAATGGAAGAAGGCTTCATGAAAACGCATATAAATCATTAATTAATGGCTATAATATTGCAGATTTGACAAGTATGCAACTTGATGAATTAGCTAAAGTTATTAAAGATATAAATGAGCCAGAAGCACAACCCCTACTTAAAGGGATATTAGAAAAACTAAATAACATCATAGATATAGGTCTAGGATATTTAACTTTAGATAGGGAGACATCATCACTATCAGGTGGAGAATCTCAGCGTATAAAGATGGTAAAGTATTTAAATAGTAATCTTGTAGATTTGATGTATATTTTTGACGAGCCAAGTATAGGTCTTCATCCAAGAGATGTTTATAAATTAAATAACCTTCTAAGGA
This sequence is a window from Clostridioides difficile. Protein-coding genes within it:
- a CDS encoding class I SAM-dependent methyltransferase; amino-acid sequence: MSQYSDFAFVYDELMNEVDYDGWVKYIEDIIDNEGVKVKNILELACGTGNLTIPLTKKDYDIAGIDISDEMLSVAREKAEKEGVELVLLQQDISELDFDISDLDCVLCACDGFNYITYDDDLENVFSKTYELLKKDGIFIFDISSFYKLANILGNNMYGENREDIAYMWQNYFDDEENLIEMELTFFIKDEDGKFERFEEVHQQRAYTEDEIVDMLKEAGFRSIKSYGDFTFEKPNEESQRIFFICKK
- a CDS encoding excinuclease ABC subunit UvrA, which produces MNNEFIVLKGCKENNLDNISLKIPKRKITIFTGVSGSGKSSIVFETIAKESQRQLNERFSTFVRSFLPKYGEVKADCIENLSTPIIIDQSRLGGNSRSTLGTITDVNSFLRTLYSRFGSEYIGNANMFSFNDVNGMCPDCHGLGKKLIPNMKHILDRSKSLNDGAILLSGFGVGSWHWDIFAKSGYFDIDKKICNYSEKELEKFLYGEPEKITTEETGKVNMTYEGLMTKFNRLYLGKKGEISETTKKKLSKLLIEDKCPVCNGRRLHENAYKSLINGYNIADLTSMQLDELAKVIKDINEPEAQPLLKGILEKLNNIIDIGLGYLTLDRETSSLSGGESQRIKMVKYLNSNLVDLMYIFDEPSIGLHPRDVYKLNNLLRKLRDKGNTIIVVEHDPDVIKIADHIVDVGPKAGKYGGKIVYEGSYEKLLSSGTLTGNALNKSLSIKENIREHRGYLEVKDCNQNNLKNISIKIPKGVLTLVTGVAGAGKSTLIKHEFLKQNTGAVLIDQSPVSANSRSSLVTYSGIMNDIRNIFAKSNGVKTSLFSSNSEGACDNCKGSGIVQTNLAFMESIKSTCNVCEGKKFKKEVLEYRFQGQNIIEILEMSVSDAIEFFSLKQIKKKLQCIEKMGIGYLTLGQTLDTLSGGECQRLKLANELNKESSVYILDEPTTGLHMTDIENFINIIEEIVNNGNTVIIIEHNIDVIKRADWIIDMGPEGGAKGGQVIFEGTPKELSNNKISLTAKYIV
- a CDS encoding PIG-L family deacetylase yields the protein MKNKKKHIVISILIIFMIFIMAINLNGKLETPIPQSNSRKFKSNAVFYPQHQDDEVLWGGSAIVNAIKQCGADNVYVVLVSDGSGVNVFRANTRFRNLTRKQKEELRNNEFKSALRELGVKPKNIIILADIDKKEGTHYKLMEKTILDFEHKFKGDVTHIAHHYKYDDHIMHRKNGVVLKKLKRERKIKDDLYFIKPKYVKYIPRNERAIYKATNFNDYSKVKSACYEYKVVNSKRKMYGIGYISAHSYFEHLLNDPELTSVLSED
- a CDS encoding N-acetyldiaminopimelate deacetylase; protein product: MREASYLQEQLYKHRNALNPIAEIGRKEYKTSKYIRDYLDKIGVEYEVYLETGIVGVIEGKRPKKDIAFRADIDGLRSEEGVKHLCGHDGHATILLGLIEYLNDNKEDLNDNVVFIFQPAEEGPGGAKALIDEGVLGKYNVDEIYGLHIYPELPEGYVGTREGYFMAQIGDIDIEIVSKSGHGAMPQNGIDGIVIASNFISSLQTIVSRNISPIDNAVLTIGRIEGGARRNIIAENIKMEGTIRCFSPEVYERMKLRVKELARGFELSYNCKVNINIMDDYIAVKNDKDLYKEFVEAVGKDTAIELDPLMISEDFSYYQKEVPGLFFMLGARNEEKGFVNGLHNINFNFDEKICVDALNVYAKLLKYKKAID
- a CDS encoding alpha/beta-type small acid-soluble spore protein; protein product: MKREKKITNSKNTKILTNDDIMKYEIASELGLMDKVGERGWAGLTAKEAGRIGGMLTSRKKRLRKIVEGQNKKDESI
- the hslO gene encoding Hsp33 family molecular chaperone HslO, translating into MRDYVLRATSGNGQVRAFVATTRNTVEEARRLHETTKVATAALGRTLTATSIMGLMMKNDSDKLTVIIKGGGPIGTIITTANSKGIVKGYVGNPHVEVEDYSNGKLNVAAAVGTEGVVKVIKDLGLREPYNGTYPLVSGEIAEDFTYYFAVSEQTPSVVALGVLTKEDEVEFAGGFIVQLMPDAEEETIAKLEENVAKLPSITNMLKEGNLPEDILNKVLDGLEPKVLDTCEVGFECECSKERVKTALVAIGKKSLAQIIEEDKQAEVGCQFCNEKYMYNEEELLEILKEM